AGAACAAAGAGAGGTCATTGTTTTTTGGCAGGAGGGGATTATATCGCTGCTTGAAGTCAGTTAATGTTTGAGTCTAAAGATACACTTgcaaaataacagaaattttcaGCATATATTTCATAATAAAGAGCTTTACTAAATGATTGTGGATTGTTTGGTACAGATGGAAATTCTGGTTTAAGAGAACAGCAAATCCATGTGATTTGCAGCCTTTTAAATGGAATGATTACATAATGTCTATAAAATGAGTAATTTCTCTTCTAGGACTTTGTGGAGATTGGGATACTGTGCCAGACTACTGAAAACTAATCATTTTAGGACAGCTGCATCAAATACATCATTTCCAGCAGTTTGGATGTTATTGGCACAACATTCTGGCAGAATACCTGGGCTCTTTgtagtagttaaaaaaaatactttcttcacAATGCCCGAAACTGTGGAGGATAAAACTAATCCAGAACTGTATTTGCCACATCCTGGAGTGCGTGGGATGACACTGCTCAACAGAGAGGCTTTCAAAAGGACAGTGGTTGTTCCAGCTCTTAAAGTCAAGAAAGAAATTGTGCATAGTGTGCTGAAGTCTCTAAAACAATCAGTACTGCAACGTCCCGGCCTCAAACGGGTGGTGGAGGATCCAGAGGATGAGGACAGTAGATTTGTTATCCTGGATCCTCACAAAGTTCCGGAATTCTCATTAGGAGAGTCAGAGCAGCAGGTTTTGAAACAGCTCAGTGTCCATCCTGAAGTGACCAAGTACCACCTGGAGCTGACCTATGAGAATTTCAAGTCAGAGGAGATCCTGCGAGCCGTCCTTCCCGAAGGTCAAGAGGTCACCTCTGGATTCAGCCGTGTTGGCCACATTGCTCATTTGAATCTCAGGGATCACCAGCTGCCCTATAGACACTTGATTGGTAGGTGAAACAGCTTCTCTCAGGAAGCTATTTGTGCCATTTGTATATTGCTAAAAAGTTACTGTACTGAGGGGCACAGCTCTCTCACAGTTTGGTGCTCCCACTGCACTGAGCCCTGGGCCAGGGTGAAATGCATGCCCTGGAAaggccacagctgcagccctgagTCATTAGAGGGAGGTTGTTCCAACACACACTTACTTTTGTTAATTTAGCTGTAAACAGCAGGTGTATTGTAGCTGTTGCAGAACATTAAAAGGTCCTGGTCCCTTAACCATAATTATCTCTCACCCTCTCTTTCAGGTCAGGTTATAATGGACAAGAATCCAGGAATTAGCTGTGTAGTGAATAAAACCAGTATTATTGACAGCACATACAGGAATTTTGAAATGGAAGTGCTTGCTGGAGAGAACAACCTGGTGACCAAGGTACAGGCCTTTTCCCTctagtattttaaatttaatgtgCTAAAACCGAAAGGCTTCTTCTGGAGAGATGTgatgcagggatgctgctgatCCTTTGCACAGTGCCCTTCCTTACACCTGTCTGAGCCTAAGGGTTGGCTCTTACCTCTGCATTCCTTTGTCCTGGTCTGCCAAGGGCAAACTCAGCCATGGGGATCAGGAAGGCATGTATTATTCCAAATTCACAGCCTAGATTTAATGATGTGGCTTTGATCTAAGAAAATCCAGTTTCCTAATTTCACCAAGCCTTGTCCAGTGGCTGGTACAGAAATTTCAATCTCACCAACTTTGCAACTTAGGCAACATTTTgcctttgccttttttctctcctgtcagCAGTAAGACAAACCTCCTGTCTCCTCTGCTCTGACATTTATCAGGTGTAATCACTGTGTAACTGCCAAGTGTTCTTCACATAGGGTTTCTTGTCTGTAGCTGGAAACTTGGCCCACTGCttccacaaaaatattttctcttatcTGTTAGCAGCTTTATAttttgaaaggagaaaacatgAGATTACCAAATAAAAGGCTGAATAGCTTGGTGGAACATCCTGTTCATGCAGAGAGAAGGCTGTTAGATTGTCAAGGCAGCAGAGGCAATTGAATATTATGCAGATGGTGTCACCGCACACCTGGCACACCATGTAGCTGCATCCAGGAGCACAGAGACACTTCAGGGTGTTTCTTGCTGGCAAAGCAAACGTTGTGGTGATCTGGATCCCAAGTTACTGTACTTCGGAATCAGACAATTCCACGTGCTGGGTGCAAAGAGAGTATTATCTTGCATCCCATTCTCAtctgaataaataatattctttttcaGGTCTGTTCTTAAGACAGTGGTAATCCCAAAGCTTGGGTTTGGATCAGTTTCCAGACTGTCACCTTGGGAGatgaaatacagtatttttcaagCTGCAGGACTGGCTCCCAGAGGCTTTGAATTTGGCTGACGGTTCCTGTTCTTCGGCTTATCATTCTCAGACGCTTATTTACTGTGTGCACTCCACAAAGGAGGGCTTGAGGCATCTTTCCAAGGTCTGCTTTCAATAGAGGAGTTGTCAGCCAGCCACAAAGCTCTTGAAAACCCTCAGGTTTTTTTAGGGTCATTTTAAGTTGCTGCTTTATTTCCACCTGGTGATTGAGACCTGCATAAAGCCAGCCATTGAGATTGACACTGGGGACATGGATCTTTCTGATGAGTTGATCTGTTGATTTAAGATCTGTTTATTTGATTGCTTAGTTGATGTGTTTAAGATTCCTGTGTGCTACCAGTGAGACAATGCTGATGGTACATGTTATCTTTTGATAAGGCACcttggtttttcattttcttagttAGTGATAATGCTTAAATCTGCCAGGCATTTGAACACAGAGGCTTAAGCAAACCTTTTGGACTTCCAGgtcaaagaaaataacattgtCTATGAACTGGACTTTTCCAAAGTGTACTGGAACCCGCGCCTGTCCACAGAGCACAGCCGTATagtggagctgctgaaggcCGGCGACGTCCTCTTCGACGTCTTTGCTGGCATCGGACCTTTCGCCATCCCAGCAGCCAAGAGAAAGTGCCGAGTGTTTGCCAATGACCTCAACCCCGAGTCCTACACCTGGCTCCTGCACAACTGCAAGCTCAACAGAGTGGACACCAAGGTAAAGGTGTTCAACATGGACGGCAGGGACTTCCTGCGGGGGCCGGTGAGGGAGGAGCTCAGCAAAGAGCTCCCGCTCCtgaaagaagaacagaaaaccGCTTTCCACATAGTGATGAATTTGCCAGCGCTGGCTGTGGAGTTTCTGGATGTTTTCAGGCACCTCTTGGTCGGggagccctgcagccctgctggtCTTCCCACTGTGCACTGCTACGGGTTCTCCAAACACAGCAACCCAGCCAGAGACATTCAGGAGCGAGcagaagctgtgctgggaaccTCCTTGGCTGGACGCTGTTCCACTTTCCTGGTCAGGAATGTGGCACCCAACAAGGAGatgctgtgcctcagtttccagATCCCAGCAGATGTGCTCTACAAGAGGCCCTGCCCTGACGAAGGTAAGGAGCAAACCTCCCACGTGGTGTTGGGATTTCAGGCTGCACCTTGTGCTGCTCAGGCTGGTCAGCCCCATGGGCCACCCCAGGCGTGTGACAGCGGTGTGGATGTGGCAGGCAGGACGAGAGCCTGCACgtgtgcagcagctgcagggcttcCTTGCTTTGGTAACAGCAGCCTGCTCCTCTGATCCCAGCATGAGCCTCCCCAGAAAAATGGACTGGACAGGATCACCCCACAGGCCATAAACCAGACCTTTATGCCTCAGGTTGTGTGCTGGGGGAGGATGGGGTCTCAGTGACCCTTGTGGGTCCCTCCAGTGCAGGATATTCAGTGGCTCTGTGATCTAATGCCAAGCACACATCTCTATTAGCTCAGTCCTTCAGAACTGGAGCTGCATTTTTGCCCAGATCAGTACACTTCCAAGGGACTGGTCCCAGCTCTGACCTTCTCCTTATGCTCACACAGATTCAGTGAGGCCTGGAGTCACCACATCAGCAGAATCAGGTTCTGTACCTGGTTCAATTTAATTGAGACATAGATACCCTTAGAGATCTTCAGTACTGAATTTggttgttttgtgggtttgggttttttttatttataattgttCATTTGTTCTTAAAGTACTTGTAGAAACTGGTTGGTTTCAGTGGTCTTGGGCTTTGCACTACATGACaaagagagcagaggaaagctCTCAGCCTGCAGTTACACGAACTGGAGGAAAGGAGATTTATATAAAGCTTTAATgccatgaattatttttatgctgttgtTGGGTAGCACTGAAATGTAGGTCAAAATGTAACAACATACAGGTTTTTTGGAAGTCTTTTTTGGCATTCCGTAAAGACCCCCCTTTATTGCTCTAGGAGTTTTCATTTGTGACTGTTAATCCTGATTTTAACTCTCACCTCTTATTAAATCCCTTAACAGAGCTTCCTGCTCAAGAGCTTGTGATTCGGTCAGTCTGTTTACTGTACAttaaataacttaatttttctaACCTTTTCCAGCAAAACCAGCCTCGAAACGTCTGTGTACCAGCCAAGATTCTTCAGAAGAGAAGCTACTGAGTTGAAGACCAGAGCTGTGGTGACTACCTTAATTTGTATAAAGGATATTTGGGGTTTTACTCCATGAGTTATAAGGAGCAGACCTGTGTTCCCATCAACTTGCAGCTTTCCTCTGCGAGTCCTGCTTCCTGCAGtcacctttttttctcattgtggGATCGATTGAAATTGTTATTactacaaaaaattaaaactttattcTCTTAtaataaatgtgttttggtACTTCCCTGCTCTCTATTGTTTCGTATTCTGTGCTAACTCAGTGACAGGGCCTGGGGTTGTTTAGTAGCATTTTGATAATGTGCAAGTTGTGGGCGAGAAGAGATTTTATGTCTTGTCGGGTCTAGGAAGGTGACTTACATAACCCCTGCCCTGGATTCTCCAACAAATGTTTTGGTTTGAGAATATTGGATTATAGTTAGCAGATGCACAGCTCTTGAGTAAGCAAGGTAACCTTTCAAAAGCTTAATTTGAGATACCAAAAGGCAAAATAGCCCAATATCCTGAGGTTTTGagtaaaaaatgctttttaacaCCAAGGTTTAGTTAGGGATTAGTTAACTCCTACTTTGTGTTTGCCCATGGTCAGAGCCAGAAAGACTTTAATGTCTTTTGCACATTTGCAGATGAAGTTCATGCTTGCATTGCAGTTCCAGGCTGAAACCAGCACCTGAAAAACAGTTCTGTCCTGAAACCGTGTCCTCCTGTGGCTTTTGTGcctctgccctctcccagctctccctacctctgcctgctcccctgCTGCAGTCCCTGGATGATCTTTCTGGCTGGCTGCTTGTACTCTGCAGGGATTTGAAAAGCCTCTGcctttgatttccttttcttaccCATCCAAACTATTGTTGGGCAATGTCAACCACAAATAGTTTATTTGGCCAGAGAACTCGGCTCGCCCTCTCAGTTTCAGATATTTTCCCTCAGCCCAAGCTCTGAGCTCACGCCCAGCAACCAGATGTCTGTCaccctcctggccctgctgctgtggctccagccctgagcctgcagcCTGCTGCATTTTTGGTTCTCACCCAAACACCACCAAGGGCCAtggatttgttttgcttgtggCTCCGTGTGacagcctttccttcccttGGCTGCGCAGCCGGTGTTTGGAGCGAGCCCTCGCAGCCTGGTTCCTGCAGGATCACATTTATCAAGCCCCAGGGAGGCCATCCTGGCTCTCCTGGGTGTCCTGATTCCTCCCTGGCCCGCACTGAGCCCGAGCACTCCTGCTCAAGCCTTTAACAccagtccctgcagctccaaCCTGGGAGTGCTCTcctcccaggcactgctgtgctgggattCTGTCCCGGCCTCACTGCTGCTCCGCTGCCTGTCCTGTGTCCTgacccctctgctgctctccagctgctgccctctgcCTTTCCATAAACATCTGAAGGTGGCTCCTGTTCTCCAGAGCCCACCACAAACACTGCCAGAGCCATAAGGCTCTCCACCACTCTGGAATGGTGCAGCCACCCTGGGATCATTGCCTGACACAGATTGCAGGTCCCTGGGACTCCACATTGCTTCACAGCCCCAATTTAGGGCTTGGCACCACTACACCAACAGAAACCAGGCTTTGATCACCATTTCTGGGTCAAGCCTGTAAAATACGTAACTGATTTTCATTAAAGcgccccagggcagggaaggatttGAAATGGTagaagtttttttcccttaaagaCTGAATGCAAGCGTTattccagcagcagaacttcAGTTTAGATGCCAGTCTAGCAGATACATCACTATACTCATAACCAGGGGGTTTCCAGCTGTCTGTTAAGTTGCCAGTTCTGTGTACAAGAAATGACATAATAAATGTTATTCAGGCCAAGTTAATGAGTGTATTgaaattagaaatattaatatgCATATGCAGTTCTGCATTCCTTAGGGCATGACCTGGGGCTTTACAAAGTGAATATAAAGAGATCATTGGTGAGGTGCATCTTTGGGTGtgcctgggaaaggggagagaggagggaaggatcTGATCTCTTCCACACCTCTGCCTTCTCTAACATTCCTTGTCAGCAGCTGTTCTGAGCACAACCAAGGGGATTTCAAAGGGCAATGGAAATTTTGCCATCTccccccattttttttaataagaaaacatCAAGTCTCGAACagattttattcttctctttattacagcataaaaaaaatacatccatCTAGTGCACTCCTCAGAGCAGGATTCAATAGGTATGAGCAGGTGGCCTATAAAACATGGTCCAAGGTGGCTGTCCTGAGCAGGTTCCCATCTCCTGCAGTTGGTTAATGTTCCATTACAAGGAGCAGGCAAGGAATACAAAAATGATCACATCAGGTGGAAGGGATCATCCTGAAAGCCAAAGGGATGTTCCCACCTAAAGAAGTTCCTGAGTTTATGACAGAAATTTGCAAATGGagataaacagcaaaaacaaacatacaaaaacaaaacaaacaaacaaaccccaaaaggGAACCCCACAATTGTGACTACTTCAGTGACTCTGCCTTGTATCAAGGTTTCTTAGATGGCTTCTAGAGCACCTCAGCTGAAAGCCCTTGAGCTAAAGATTTGTTTTCCAAGCAAAGGTGAGAACCAAGTGACACACGGAGGAAGGATCCCACACAAGAGTTGTGTCAGCATATTTCCAGAGTTTCTCATCTcatccagctggcaggaggaaaaaCCCACTTGTCTAAACTGGGGAAACTAGTTTTATGGGAAGAAAATGTAGGCTTGAATATTGACACTAAATGTTATAAtcaaaatggcatttaaatGCTTGTGCAAATAAAACCCTGCAATAAGAGTAAAACCACAAACTTTATTAAAGTctggctttatttaaaaaaaatttacaagtgTATTTCTTTAAGCCTCAAACGTACACAGCCGAGTTATTCACATCTTCCATTAGATGTGGCTTATTGCTTCAGCCTCCCTCAGCAAAGTGCCACATGACTAACGAGCTTCCCCCTCCACAAGAATGTATCTACCATTTCACAAAGCTCTCGTGCAGatggggtttgttttctcccttGAACACTTAAACACAGCTGGTTTTGCACCAGAGGGGTGCACAGGGCAGTGAGTGCAGCCCGGCCAACGCAGATGGCGCCGATCCTGCCCCACCTTTGCTGGCTTGGGTCTCTTCTCGCCCCACTGGGTGTCCCTTGgccacaggctgctgctccctggctaACTGGGGTGCCAGAAGAGCCCGCTGAAAGCGTCCTGCAGGGCCCGGTGACAAGCCAGGGAGGACGCGTAGCCCCCAGCCAGGTCCTGCGGAGAGGCGGCTCGAACGTGGGTGAGGTACCTGCAGCAAAGAGCGGAGTTATTTTAGAGCAGAGGAAACACATCCAACACCCTGTAGCTCACAGGACAGCGAGGTTGAGGCTACTTTTTAGGAGAAAGCAAGGAGATGGAGCTGCCCACTGCCTGCTGGACACATCAGGATAAAACCTGCATGAGCTGAAGCAATGAAGCAATCCACACCTTCAGGCAGGCTGCCCCAACCAGCGCTCTGGTGGCACAGGGTCAAGGGCACCAAGGGGTTTATGCTCTCTGTGCTCACTCTGAGGGTCGTTCATCTCCCCACTCCCACAGGTCCTGCCAACACCAGGACACCACCAGAAGCTTTCCTGCACTCCCACAGAAATAGGAGGGTTTCAGCTCTGCTACTTAATGCCAGACACCCACCAAGCTGATGGCACCAGTTGCTCTGATGACCACAAAACTTCCTTTGCTTGCTACCTGTGCCTGGAGCCCACTGACCCTGGGAATTAGATCTGTGGGAGGCCACCATCATTTTGGCTAAAGAAGATTCTAAATTTCCCCATTAATCAGCACCCATTTGCAGAGCCATTTAATTCTACCCCAAACCTTCCAGAGCGATGAGCTGCCATGAAAGCAGGAGTTGACATGGAAACACAAACAcgctgcctgtgctggcactgccactcTTGGCTGCCCTTGGCTCCTTCCAAGGGCTCCACCCCAGCCACACACACCGAGAGCTCCTGTTAAAGGATGGCTTCATCCCACACTGCAACCCCACAGCTCTTGCACCCCATGAGACAAGTACAAGACAGATTCCCCACTAGTTTTGCACCAAACCCCATCAGACAGACAGATCGCCAGCCCAGCAAGACCAGCCTGAGAACCATCTCCAATCCTGAGCACCAGACACAAGCCCATGAACACAAAGTGCTTTCCACAGGGGCCacacttcagctgctgttttgaTTCCTCACTTGGTACATGTTGCTCCTGGGAAGGTTGAGTCACTCCACCCCTGGCTTGGCAATCCAAGCATAAACTTGCAAAATGCACACAGCCTTTTATAATGTTATCCTGAGAAACCTAAAACAGCTGCACTTTTGGCAGGAAAATACAGGACCACCAGTAAAATATCCAAAACAGTTGCATCTTTTAATTTATGACTGTACACTGTTTCCATAAAGAGTATATAAAACAGGTCAGATTTTATAGGTAAGACATAATAAACAGTCATACCCATTGATGccataaaagcacagaaaaagatATTACTGAGAAATGAttaattacagttttaaaaactgtatttcttgcACCTAATAACCACAATGCACAGACATGAGCAATGATTCTGAGGGATTCTTGGTGAGATGCTGAAGCTGAGACTGAATTTACCTCCTGTGAGGTGTTTTGAGGTGTTTTGTACCAAGCTGTGACAGAATCTGGCTCTCGCTGCCAGACACTGGTTCCCATAAGCACAGACACAGGCAGGaacatgaaataataataaaataaaccctgTTAATAGTGCTCAGTCCAAAAGAATCCACAAATACAGCAACAAAGCTGGTCCCATCTCTAAATTTGCAAGGGGGGGTTGTCTGCAGAGAGCTTCTGGTTTGTGGCACAAGACATTTtatgggttttaattttttttttaacattcttgTTACTTGTCCCTCAATATTTTAAGAGGAAGATCTCATCCTTCCCAAAGGACTTTTAAAACTGCTGTGGGAAACAGGAGCTCCTTTTCCCAGCCAGGAATGATGGGCACTGACAACaacaaataatttccttcaaaaCGCTGGTGTGAAACTACCTCTACCCTCCAAACCAGAGAGTCTTATAAAAATCAGATCCCATCTTGGATTTCACTTCtatcatatttatttcattgcaCAACTTCATTTTCCCCTCATGCATGAAACAGTCCAGTGAAAACGggattattttacattttaatattaacaaAGGTTGGTTGTGTCTTTCTCATTACTTTTCTTATCTTCTCTTACTTACATAtcactgaaaggagaaaaacagagtatattgtttccctttttctacAATATCTGAAATTGGAGAGTTAGTTTCATAAGACAGCCTGACTTCCAGCCACTGCAGAACTTGTAGTTAATTGGAAGGTGATCTCTGAAGCAATACAAAATCACTGCCAAACGGGCTCCCATCGACTTTTACTGCACAACCTGCCCTAATTCTCCTTATTCCTGTGAAACGAGCACGGCCCCGCTGCTGGCTGTCAAGTGAggtctttattttcttgttaagTATCTGAACTTACTGCTCTTGACCCATTTAATTACTGTGGTACACCAGGCAATTGCAAAGAATCTGCCACGCTGAAGCCACACAATGAGAAGCGAATGTGTTTTGCCGGCTTTTCCACACCGGTCCCCATCTGTGCTGCCTGATTCCAGCCATCCCCTCCACAGGAGAATCTCTCTGAACTGGATTCCTGGGGTTTCTGGCAGAGGTCAGCACATCTTTTCATGTACACCTttacaacagcagcaggaagaagcGCTTGCcaagttttatttccaaaaagcTGAGCTCCGTTAGGTATTGGGACCTGGAGGTAATTGCTCTCACTAGTTAGCAAATTCCAGCACACTGGGTCTGTTTTTCATAGGTTTATTTTAAGTACCTGTAAATCTTATAAGcagaaaccaggaaaaagaggtttgctttttctggtgcacagttttttaatgtaacttGTTTTTACTGAGGGCAGACTAAACTCTAAACtctgaagttaaaaaaagcCTGCACTATTATTTTTGAGCGGGGCTAAAGGGCTGTGTGTTCCCTGGCCCACCATTTCACACTTCCCATTCCCAGCAATGCCTATGCTCTGCTTCAGGCTCTGCCCAAACAAGCCCCCTTTCCTTGGCTGCAGCCTTTGGATGTTGATCTTCCCCGTTAACCTTTCACGTCAGTTAAAACACATCGTATTTTGTTCTTCATGAGCCTTGGGGGGCTCATTCCTGACCTTCAGTTTCTCATCACCATGGAGGgggtggaaggaaaaaaaaaaagccaccaaaaaaaccctcctgttttaaaggaaagaggTGTAATTCACACTCGGTGTGGAGGCTCAGAATTGAGCTGGTTGTTCCTGGGAGGGggttttcttcatgttttctcttttcccgAGGCTGTGTCACAACCACTTGACCAGGAGAGGCCAGGGCTGTGAGAGCTACATGGGCTCAGTGTGGCAGCAGATGCCATCCCCCTGtgccttcccagcacagcccaggagccccagtccccctggcactgctgctgctgagagccagAGGACCCAAGAGCAGCTCAGCAATGCCCAGGGCCACTGGCAAACATCTCCTCGCTGCTCAGCAGGGTGGTCTTCTTCCAGAGAAACTCAGGAAGGATGTCAGAAACAATCAGAAAGAATGGAGAAACAGCACAATCAAACCTGgctaaaataaacacaaagcaaaaaccaaacaaagctAAAAAACCCTAcctaaaaaaaccagaaataaccAAACATACAACCAACAAGCCCAAACCACCCCACAGTATGTCCCTTCACCCACCCAACTGAAAGTACCAGGGCTAGGGATTGTTTCACACAATCTTCCCTGCTACCCAAGATAAATACACTGCCAGGGTTGTTTCTGCAGATGCACCAGTTATGCATTACATATGGAATAACAGTGTATTTGGCatagagatatttttttcttttacctatTAGGTATTTTATGGGAGcgaagaaaagaaaaatcattcacAAGTtgacagggaaaaataaaaaagaaataatttaatttgattcCACAGAGTAGATTTAATGCTCATCTGATTATCTGCAGTATCCAAGACAGAAACTAATGGGGCAGACATTAGATCTGGGAAATTTTCCAGATTcatcatttaaataataaatagtgGTTGCATAAAGCAAGCAAAATACTCTGGTCTGGAAAACTGTGTGAAGCATTAGCAAGGCAGTAGCATAGGCTGCTGCATTCCTGAGCCTTTCTGGAGACAGCATTTCCATTAGATTTACCAATCCCTAGGATGAGCTGTTGCTGTGTTACTCAGTGAGCTGCAGAGACTGGGTCTGGTCAGAGAAAAGAGACATGTAAGGAACTGGACTGAGTCTGCCCAGGGTCTGCTCAGGAATGTGTGGTCTGGGTTATTCTCTGAGCAGGTACAAACTgagctcctctgctcagctctgttttcctttcaacaCAGTTGGTCCATGCAGCCAAACAGaatttgtttataaaatgaGCCGAGTTCATTGCTGTTCTCCACTAAATAGTCCCAGGAAATGCATTTGGGAACAGGCCTTCACTGGGTGTTATTCAAATATGGTGTGGTTCTCCCTCTCTCAGACTAATATGACTAAGGCAGGGCAAAAACACAAGGCACAAAGCTGCTCCTCAAATCCAGAACAGCAATTCATCTTTACAGGGAGTACCTACAAGCCTaatcttcaaattaaaaaacaaagaaagaaacaaacagacTTTCATCCATTTTAGCAGACACTATCTGGGCAATATGATTGTATTTAGATGTTAAACCCACCAGCAATATTGGTATCAGAAGTTCCTGCTGAACCCCAGCCAACACAGCCTGCTCTGACACAGAATTCAAGTCTAATGCAGCCATGAGCTCAGCAAGGGATCCTCATGAGCCCAACCCAACCCCTCCTTGCCTGAGGTCACACTGCCAGCCCTGACAGCAGCTGGGCACCTGCCACCAGCCTCTCCTCTTCTCCACCCTCCAGacca
This sequence is a window from Parus major isolate Abel chromosome 5, Parus_major1.1, whole genome shotgun sequence. Protein-coding genes within it:
- the TRMT5 gene encoding tRNA (guanine(37)-N1)-methyltransferase isoform X1 — translated: MRTLWRLGYCARLLKTNHFRTAASNTSFPAVWMLLAQHSGRIPGLFVVVKKNTFFTMPETVEDKTNPELYLPHPGVRGMTLLNREAFKRTVVVPALKVKKEIVHSVLKSLKQSVLQRPGLKRVVEDPEDEDSRFVILDPHKVPEFSLGESEQQVLKQLSVHPEVTKYHLELTYENFKSEEILRAVLPEGQEVTSGFSRVGHIAHLNLRDHQLPYRHLIGQVIMDKNPGISCVVNKTSIIDSTYRNFEMEVLAGENNLVTKVKENNIVYELDFSKVYWNPRLSTEHSRIVELLKAGDVLFDVFAGIGPFAIPAAKRKCRVFANDLNPESYTWLLHNCKLNRVDTKVKVFNMDGRDFLRGPVREELSKELPLLKEEQKTAFHIVMNLPALAVEFLDVFRHLLVGEPCSPAGLPTVHCYGFSKHSNPARDIQERAEAVLGTSLAGRCSTFLVRNVAPNKEMLCLSFQIPADVLYKRPCPDEAKPASKRLCTSQDSSEEKLLS
- the TRMT5 gene encoding tRNA (guanine(37)-N1)-methyltransferase isoform X2, whose product is MLLAQHSGRIPGLFVVVKKNTFFTMPETVEDKTNPELYLPHPGVRGMTLLNREAFKRTVVVPALKVKKEIVHSVLKSLKQSVLQRPGLKRVVEDPEDEDSRFVILDPHKVPEFSLGESEQQVLKQLSVHPEVTKYHLELTYENFKSEEILRAVLPEGQEVTSGFSRVGHIAHLNLRDHQLPYRHLIGQVIMDKNPGISCVVNKTSIIDSTYRNFEMEVLAGENNLVTKVKENNIVYELDFSKVYWNPRLSTEHSRIVELLKAGDVLFDVFAGIGPFAIPAAKRKCRVFANDLNPESYTWLLHNCKLNRVDTKVKVFNMDGRDFLRGPVREELSKELPLLKEEQKTAFHIVMNLPALAVEFLDVFRHLLVGEPCSPAGLPTVHCYGFSKHSNPARDIQERAEAVLGTSLAGRCSTFLVRNVAPNKEMLCLSFQIPADVLYKRPCPDEAKPASKRLCTSQDSSEEKLLS